In Candidatus Omnitrophota bacterium, the genomic stretch CACCAAATCCGGCCGCGCCTAAAAGCGCGTCACATATGGCATGAAGCACTACATCAGCGTCGGAGTGGCCTTCCAGCCCTTTGGCATACGGAATCTCCACTCCCCCGAGAAAAAGCTTTCTTTCTTTCACTAAGCGGTGAAAATCGTAACCTATGCCTATCCTTATCATAATAAATGTTGCCTTAGAAGCGCTTGGGCTATTTTTAAATCCTCTACCGTCGTAATCTTAATATTCTTATAATCGCCTTTTACGATCTTGACTTTTGTGCCGGCGCACTCGACCAGCGCGGCATCATCCGTGTAATATTTCCCGCGAGCCGCCTTCTTGTAAGCGCTTTCTATAATCTTCCGTCTAAAGGCCTGCGGTGTCTCGGCTTCCCATAAATGCCGCCGCTCGGGCGTATAGCTCACGAATGACCGGTCACGAGACACCTTTATAGTCGGTTTGACCGGGTGAGCTAAAATTGCCGCGCCGAATCTCGCTGCCGCATTAACGACTTTTTTGACAAGGCCCTTATCTACAAAAGGCCTTACGCCGTCATGTATCAACACGAGCCGCGCATCCTTACCGACGCGCGCTAAACCATTCTTGACCGATTGTGACCTTA encodes the following:
- the ispD gene encoding 2-C-methyl-D-erythritol 4-phosphate cytidylyltransferase, which produces MNTTAIVVAAGKGRRFKSNGKKPFVRLGKRPLVTYALMAFERSPVINDIILVVDRPLIKKAASLVKKYRINKVTHIVKGGRVRSQSVKNGLARVGKDARLVLIHDGVRPFVDKGLVKKVVNAAARFGAAILAHPVKPTIKVSRDRSFVSYTPERRHLWEAETPQAFRRKIIESAYKKAARGKYYTDDAALVECAGTKVKIVKGDYKNIKITTVEDLKIAQALLRQHLL